In Actinoplanes sp. NBC_00393, a single genomic region encodes these proteins:
- a CDS encoding alpha/beta hydrolase yields the protein MSNAAAAGPVSHGVMHALIALLMTASLTVPVQAGPTLTDSRPCPEITTFTCSYLSVPLDRSGHRPGTLRLRVAVAGNADAPRGVLMVLSGGPGQPGPALVPRISQRLSYLLDDYRMVMIDQRGTGAGAIDCPRLQAEVGSSDVTPPSPQAVRECADLLGADRHHYTTADTVADLDDLRRALGVPRWTLDGVSYGSFVAAQYGLTHPQRVRRMVLDSVVPQNDPDALYLDSLHRAGFVLRSACREQQCGYDPAEELADVVRRYDNGVGVFDLLVIASIVDPKLTGTTFYPVLDLLHRAAQGDPGPLNAAVEELRHGSVTPAAEYSAGLHLATLCADLRSAPWGDSSTPLPERDVAIARALNKIDAGEVWPFEPRTAVEQGIIQGCRHWPVSRPNPRPPHARLTMPVLLINGDRDLSTPVEWAREQAARTPRGRLVVIAGMGHSIQGRNAEGDRTVEGFLKIC from the coding sequence ATGTCCAACGCCGCGGCGGCCGGCCCGGTGTCGCATGGGGTCATGCATGCGCTGATCGCCCTGCTGATGACCGCCTCGCTGACCGTGCCGGTCCAGGCCGGCCCCACTCTGACCGACTCCCGGCCGTGCCCCGAGATCACCACGTTCACCTGCTCCTACCTGAGCGTGCCGCTCGACCGTAGCGGCCACCGGCCCGGCACGCTGCGGCTGCGCGTCGCGGTCGCCGGCAACGCGGACGCGCCGCGGGGTGTGCTGATGGTGCTCTCCGGCGGCCCCGGCCAGCCCGGCCCGGCCCTGGTGCCGCGGATCTCGCAGCGGCTGTCGTACCTGCTCGACGACTACCGGATGGTGATGATCGACCAGCGGGGCACCGGCGCCGGCGCGATCGACTGCCCGCGGTTGCAGGCGGAGGTGGGTTCCTCGGACGTCACGCCGCCGTCGCCGCAAGCCGTGCGGGAGTGCGCGGACCTGCTCGGCGCCGACCGCCACCACTACACGACCGCGGACACCGTGGCCGACCTGGACGATCTACGCCGCGCGCTCGGCGTGCCGCGCTGGACCCTCGACGGCGTCTCGTACGGCAGTTTCGTGGCCGCCCAGTACGGCCTGACCCACCCGCAGCGGGTCCGCCGGATGGTCCTCGACTCGGTCGTCCCGCAGAACGATCCGGACGCCCTCTACCTGGACAGCCTGCACCGGGCCGGCTTCGTGCTGCGCAGCGCCTGCCGTGAGCAGCAGTGCGGATACGACCCGGCCGAGGAACTCGCCGACGTGGTCCGCCGCTACGACAACGGGGTCGGCGTGTTCGACCTGCTGGTGATCGCCAGCATCGTCGACCCGAAGCTGACCGGCACCACCTTCTACCCGGTGCTCGACCTGCTGCACCGGGCCGCCCAGGGTGATCCCGGCCCGCTGAACGCCGCCGTCGAGGAGTTGCGGCACGGCTCGGTGACGCCGGCGGCCGAGTACAGCGCCGGCCTGCACCTGGCGACGCTCTGCGCGGACCTGCGCAGCGCGCCGTGGGGTGACTCGAGCACGCCGCTGCCCGAACGTGACGTGGCGATCGCCCGCGCCCTGAACAAGATCGACGCCGGGGAGGTGTGGCCGTTCGAACCGCGGACCGCGGTGGAGCAGGGCATCATCCAGGGCTGCCGGCACTGGCCGGTGTCGCGGCCCAACCCGCGGCCGCCGCACGCCCGGCTGACCATGCCGGTGCTGCTGATCAACGGAGACCGGGACCTGTCCACGCCGGTGGAGTGGGCCCGCGAGCAGGCGGCCCGTACCCCACGTGGCCGGCTGGTCGTGATCGCCGGCATGGGCCATTCGATCCAGGGCCGCAACGCAGAAGGTGACCGGACGGTCGAGGGGTTCCTGAAGATCTGTTGA
- a CDS encoding amidohydrolase family protein: MNLDNLRLRDYTPVPSLRRPLTHVPRAAVPAVDVHNHLGRWLGGGDWLILDVPALLDLMDEVGVRTVVNLDGRWDAELDANIARYDHAYPGRFVTFCHLDWSLLQQRRDPAPALIAGLRRARDAGARGIKVWKDLGLSVTDGDGTRVLPDDPRLSDVFAAAGELGLPVLIHTADPIAFFAPLDARNERLEELAANPSWWFGAPGHPTFDRLMQALENVVAAAPGTTFIGAHAGCAAEDLDWVSGMLDRYPNFHIDLGGRLAELGRRPRATRRLILDHPDRVLFGSDAFPATRSAYEVYWRFLETEDECFRYAPDEPVPPQGRWDISAIGLPPETLGPVYAGNAHRLLDL; this comes from the coding sequence GTGAACCTCGACAACCTGCGCCTGCGCGACTACACGCCCGTTCCCTCCCTGCGCCGGCCGCTGACCCACGTGCCGCGTGCCGCCGTGCCGGCCGTCGACGTGCACAACCACCTCGGGCGCTGGCTCGGCGGCGGTGACTGGCTGATCCTCGACGTGCCCGCCCTGCTCGACCTGATGGACGAGGTCGGCGTGCGAACCGTGGTCAACCTCGACGGCCGCTGGGACGCCGAGCTGGACGCGAACATCGCCCGCTACGACCACGCGTACCCCGGCCGGTTCGTGACCTTCTGCCACCTGGACTGGTCGCTGCTGCAGCAGCGCCGCGACCCGGCCCCCGCGCTGATCGCCGGCCTGCGCCGCGCTCGTGATGCCGGTGCCCGCGGGATCAAGGTGTGGAAGGACCTCGGCCTGAGCGTCACCGACGGTGACGGCACCCGGGTGCTGCCGGACGATCCCCGCCTGAGCGACGTGTTCGCGGCGGCCGGCGAGCTGGGCCTGCCCGTCCTGATCCACACCGCCGACCCGATCGCCTTCTTCGCCCCGCTCGACGCCCGCAACGAGCGGCTCGAAGAGCTGGCCGCGAACCCGTCGTGGTGGTTCGGCGCACCCGGCCATCCCACCTTCGACCGGCTGATGCAGGCCCTGGAGAACGTGGTCGCCGCGGCGCCGGGCACCACGTTCATCGGTGCCCACGCCGGCTGCGCGGCCGAGGACCTGGACTGGGTCAGCGGCATGCTGGACCGTTACCCGAACTTCCACATCGACCTGGGCGGGCGCCTCGCCGAGCTGGGCCGCCGGCCGCGCGCCACCCGCCGGCTGATCCTGGACCACCCGGACCGGGTGCTGTTCGGCTCGGACGCGTTCCCGGCGACCCGTTCGGCCTACGAGGTCTACTGGCGTTTCCTGGAGACTGAGGACGAGTGCTTCCGGTACGCCCCGGACGAGCCCGTGCCGCCACAGGGCCGCTGGGACATCTCCGCGATCGGCCTGCCCCCGGAGACGCTGGGCCCGGTGTACGCCGGCAACGCCCACCGCCTCCTCGACCTCTGA
- a CDS encoding BTAD domain-containing putative transcriptional regulator, protein MFLSVLGPLRASVQGAVADLGGPRQRAVLARLAVAGGDVVSTDRIVDDLWGGADVPAKALATLQVHVSHLRRALEPGRPRRSPASVLVSAAPGYALRLPPAAVDAWHFDDLVRRAAQTGPEEQLRLLDEALGCWQGGAYAEFADEPWAVPEVARLAELRLQAMELRAEAQLALGRPAVVVAELERHLHDNPGREGAVRLLALALYRCGRQGDALAVLRRTREHLADELGVDPGPVLRAVEADILAQAPDLDLPAATPAPVRVRREPPATLGRETELAAITAAAGEVARHGARIVLVGGDAGAGKTTLAEAAVAALTADGWQSRRGRCPEVSGAPPGWAWSEALGAAAIDAHQPNPFELGRTIAAALGTGRTVVLLDDVHRADDLTLHLLRQVSALLAEHPVLLLVTYRTAERGDELEATIAALLGSTAAHLTLRGLDPAAVATLARRHGLDEAGPELLAMVAERTGGNPLFVRELARLIAAEGSDAADSAVPAGVREVLRRRVARLPDPVATTLRQVAVLGREADLDVLAGVAGRDPDDLLDSLEAAVLAGLLDEPAPGQVRFTHALVRDTLYDDTPLLRRARLHTRALNVLTGHADAATLARHASAAAGPATAQEAIRYPVAAAHADEQAGSWREAAAQWRDALRLHALAGSRATGSAASLLASAVTAHARAGDVIRARAIYLEALTRHDDVAVLTAWDAPLIWTTRDGREPSGAAVAAIRRQLAGEPADDVRVRLLVALFREFEGYDEAAAREVSAEALALARTVGDARLLCAALNVRAYAALGPDLRDERRAVAEEYLAVAVAAGEIDHEAVAHWLLFLDSAAHTDLAGARAEMELAVARSTTGQLSGLLAVVGIFSALLELLAGRVDEALARYSEVSRRLAEHGALNGAEMATVGRVGAAMARGDLAHLREELSAIEAAYPGRVTDALVLALLDAGLPAEAREVWARRQPIDRNYYWLGYTTLRGHAAARLGDTATGEEIFAELLPFAGRIAGLDSGTLYAGPVDAALHALSGDPAYAKSAAELTARLRTPGPPGGGTAAASA, encoded by the coding sequence GTGTTCCTTTCCGTACTCGGCCCCCTGCGCGCCAGCGTCCAGGGGGCCGTCGCTGACCTCGGCGGACCCCGGCAGCGAGCAGTGCTCGCCCGCCTCGCGGTCGCCGGCGGCGACGTCGTCTCGACCGACCGGATCGTCGACGACCTGTGGGGCGGCGCCGACGTGCCGGCCAAGGCGCTCGCCACGCTCCAGGTCCACGTGTCCCACCTGCGCCGCGCGCTGGAACCCGGCCGCCCGCGCCGCAGCCCGGCGTCGGTGCTGGTCAGCGCCGCCCCCGGGTACGCCCTGCGCCTGCCACCCGCCGCCGTCGACGCCTGGCACTTCGACGACCTGGTGCGCCGCGCGGCGCAGACCGGCCCCGAGGAGCAACTCCGGCTGCTCGACGAGGCGCTCGGCTGCTGGCAGGGCGGGGCGTACGCCGAGTTCGCCGACGAGCCCTGGGCGGTCCCCGAGGTCGCCCGGCTGGCCGAGCTGCGGCTGCAGGCGATGGAACTGCGGGCCGAGGCGCAACTCGCCCTCGGCCGCCCGGCCGTCGTGGTCGCCGAGCTGGAACGCCACCTGCACGACAACCCGGGCCGCGAGGGGGCCGTACGCCTGCTGGCCCTGGCCCTGTACCGCTGCGGCCGGCAGGGTGACGCCCTCGCCGTGCTGCGCCGCACCCGCGAGCACCTCGCCGACGAGCTGGGCGTCGACCCGGGCCCGGTGCTGCGCGCCGTGGAGGCCGACATCCTGGCGCAGGCGCCGGACCTCGACCTGCCGGCTGCGACCCCCGCGCCGGTCCGGGTGCGCCGCGAACCGCCCGCCACCCTGGGCCGCGAGACCGAGCTGGCCGCCATCACCGCCGCGGCCGGCGAGGTCGCCCGGCACGGCGCCCGGATCGTGCTGGTCGGCGGCGACGCCGGCGCCGGCAAGACCACCCTGGCCGAGGCCGCGGTGGCCGCGCTGACCGCGGACGGCTGGCAGAGCCGTCGCGGCCGCTGTCCCGAGGTGTCCGGCGCCCCGCCCGGCTGGGCCTGGTCGGAGGCGCTCGGCGCGGCGGCGATCGACGCCCACCAGCCGAACCCGTTCGAGCTCGGCCGCACCATCGCCGCCGCACTCGGCACCGGCCGCACCGTGGTTCTCCTCGACGACGTGCACCGCGCCGACGACCTGACCCTGCACCTGTTACGGCAGGTCAGCGCCCTGCTTGCCGAGCATCCGGTGCTCCTGCTGGTCACCTACCGCACCGCGGAGCGCGGCGACGAGCTGGAGGCGACGATCGCCGCCCTGCTCGGCTCCACCGCCGCCCATCTCACGTTGCGCGGCCTGGACCCGGCCGCGGTGGCGACGCTGGCCCGCCGGCACGGGCTCGACGAGGCCGGCCCCGAGCTGCTGGCCATGGTCGCCGAACGCACCGGCGGCAACCCGCTGTTCGTGCGGGAGCTGGCCCGGCTGATCGCCGCCGAGGGCAGCGACGCGGCGGACTCCGCGGTGCCGGCCGGCGTACGCGAGGTGCTGCGCCGCCGGGTCGCCCGGCTGCCCGATCCGGTGGCCACGACGTTGCGCCAGGTCGCGGTGCTCGGCCGCGAGGCCGACCTGGACGTGCTGGCCGGCGTGGCCGGCCGCGACCCCGACGACCTGCTCGACTCGCTGGAGGCCGCGGTCCTGGCCGGGCTGCTCGACGAGCCGGCGCCCGGTCAGGTCCGGTTCACCCACGCCCTGGTCCGCGACACCCTCTACGACGACACCCCGCTGCTGCGCCGGGCCCGGTTGCACACCCGGGCGCTGAACGTGCTCACCGGCCACGCGGACGCGGCAACCCTCGCCCGGCACGCGTCGGCCGCGGCCGGCCCGGCCACCGCGCAGGAGGCGATCCGCTATCCGGTGGCCGCGGCCCACGCCGACGAGCAGGCCGGATCGTGGCGGGAGGCGGCCGCCCAGTGGCGCGACGCGCTGCGCCTGCACGCGCTCGCCGGCAGCCGGGCGACCGGTTCCGCCGCGAGCCTTCTGGCCTCAGCGGTGACCGCGCACGCCCGGGCCGGCGACGTCATCCGGGCCCGGGCCATCTATCTGGAGGCGCTGACCCGGCACGACGACGTCGCCGTGCTGACCGCCTGGGACGCGCCGCTGATCTGGACGACCCGCGACGGCCGGGAGCCGTCCGGCGCAGCGGTCGCCGCGATCCGCAGGCAGCTGGCCGGCGAGCCGGCCGACGACGTCCGGGTGCGGCTTCTGGTCGCGCTGTTCCGCGAATTCGAGGGCTACGACGAGGCCGCCGCCCGCGAGGTCAGCGCCGAGGCCCTGGCTCTGGCCCGCACGGTCGGCGACGCCCGTCTGCTGTGCGCCGCGCTCAACGTCCGGGCGTACGCGGCACTCGGCCCCGACCTGCGCGACGAGCGCCGGGCCGTCGCCGAGGAATACCTGGCCGTGGCCGTGGCGGCCGGCGAGATCGACCACGAGGCCGTCGCGCACTGGCTGCTGTTCCTCGACTCGGCGGCGCACACCGACCTGGCCGGTGCCCGCGCCGAGATGGAACTGGCCGTGGCCCGGTCGACGACCGGCCAGCTCAGCGGCCTGCTCGCGGTCGTGGGGATCTTCTCGGCCCTGCTGGAGCTGCTGGCCGGGCGGGTCGACGAGGCGCTGGCCCGCTACAGCGAGGTGAGCCGGCGGCTGGCCGAGCACGGCGCGCTCAACGGCGCCGAGATGGCCACCGTGGGCCGGGTCGGCGCGGCCATGGCCCGCGGCGACCTCGCCCACCTGCGGGAGGAGCTGAGCGCCATCGAGGCCGCCTACCCGGGCCGGGTCACTGACGCGCTGGTGCTGGCCCTGCTCGACGCGGGCCTCCCCGCTGAGGCCCGGGAGGTCTGGGCGCGACGGCAGCCGATCGACCGGAACTACTACTGGCTGGGGTACACCACGCTGCGCGGGCACGCCGCGGCCCGGCTCGGCGACACGGCAACCGGCGAGGAGATCTTCGCCGAGCTGCTGCCGTTCGCCGGCCGGATCGCCGGGCTCGACTCGGGCACCCTCTACGCCGGGCCGGTGGACGCCGCCCTGCACGCCCTGTCCGGCGACCCGGCGTACGCGAAGTCGGCGGCCGAACTCACCGCGCGGCTCCGAACACCCGGGCCTCCCGGCGGCGGAACGGCAGCGGCATCAGCTTGA
- a CDS encoding helix-turn-helix transcriptional regulator, with the protein MPRTCRQCVARYAGQPGSGRCLGHLDGMRLFEARCGVDGKRFGRPGYESRHRLVLPRSGAYLLQVNGQEIFVDSGTAVLTRPGDELRVAHPLGCGDTFTAVELDPEVAERWPRTAYRFPLDDATDLDHRLLVATCRRGFDALAVAERLHAVLDRLAPHVAGGGPHRPVTAVAHRRLVADAREVLADGRYAYGLTEIAARVNCSPHHLSRLFRAVTGEPLTDYRNRMRIRAVLADLQDGADCLRTLAARYGFADQSHLTRVVRRHLGRPPSTVRELLTHRA; encoded by the coding sequence ATGCCCCGGACCTGCCGGCAGTGCGTCGCGCGGTACGCGGGACAGCCCGGCTCCGGCCGCTGTCTCGGGCACCTGGACGGCATGCGCCTGTTCGAGGCCCGGTGCGGGGTGGACGGGAAGCGGTTCGGCCGGCCCGGGTACGAGTCGCGCCACCGGCTGGTGCTGCCACGCTCGGGCGCCTACCTGCTACAGGTGAACGGGCAGGAGATCTTCGTCGACAGCGGCACCGCGGTTCTGACCCGGCCCGGCGACGAGCTGCGGGTGGCGCATCCGCTGGGCTGCGGCGACACGTTCACCGCGGTGGAACTCGATCCGGAGGTGGCCGAGCGGTGGCCGCGTACGGCGTACCGGTTCCCCTTGGACGATGCGACGGACCTGGACCACCGCCTGCTGGTCGCCACCTGCCGGCGTGGCTTCGACGCGCTCGCCGTGGCCGAGCGGCTGCACGCCGTCCTGGACCGGCTCGCACCGCACGTCGCCGGCGGCGGCCCGCACCGCCCGGTGACCGCGGTGGCACACCGCAGGCTGGTCGCGGACGCCCGGGAGGTCCTCGCCGACGGCCGGTACGCCTACGGCCTGACCGAGATCGCGGCCCGGGTGAACTGCTCGCCGCACCACCTGAGCCGGCTATTCCGGGCGGTCACCGGTGAGCCGCTCACCGACTATCGCAACCGGATGCGGATCCGCGCGGTCCTGGCCGACCTGCAGGACGGCGCCGACTGCCTGCGAACCCTGGCCGCCCGTTACGGCTTCGCCGATCAGTCGCACCTGACCCGCGTCGTCCGCCGGCATCTCGGCCGGCCGCCGAGCACGGTCCGGGAGTTGCTGACGCACCGAGCATGA
- a CDS encoding phenylacetate--CoA ligase family protein: protein MMSVLWDLRRVRRTGPALVAERQRARLADLVAHARAGSPYYRQLYRDLPDHVDDVTALPVTTKTELMARYDDWATDRDVTLAEVRAFIADPDRIGAPYRDRYQVVTTSGTSGVRGVFVQDQRMYTVLSALTVARASGSWLSGSDYLAMLRRGNRVAAVWATGGHFAGYSTARRLIRERPIRQRSIRVISVHSTLDDLVAGVGSFRPTILNGYASAVALLAREQRAGRLSIRPLLVITSAETLTEQDRALIRETFPGKVRDQYGCSEFMGLAHGCRHDWLHVNADWAILEPVDEQFRPVPPGRPSHTVLLTNLANRVQPIIRYDLGDSVTARPGPCPCGNPLPAVRVRGRTAEVLSFRRPDGRKVAVPALALGTLADRTPGVRMFQIIQDGPQRLTVRLLLEDGADRAWDQLRSALRALLDTHNLSDVRVERDPRPPERTPGGKFRTVVALS from the coding sequence ATGATGTCGGTGCTCTGGGATCTGCGGCGGGTCCGCCGTACCGGTCCGGCCCTCGTCGCCGAGCGGCAGCGCGCCCGCCTCGCCGACCTGGTGGCCCACGCCCGGGCCGGCTCCCCCTACTACCGGCAGCTCTACCGCGACCTGCCGGACCACGTCGACGACGTGACCGCGCTGCCGGTCACCACCAAGACCGAGCTGATGGCCCGCTACGACGACTGGGCCACCGACCGCGACGTCACGCTGGCGGAGGTCCGCGCGTTCATCGCCGACCCCGACCGGATCGGCGCCCCCTACCGGGACCGCTACCAGGTGGTGACCACGTCGGGAACGAGCGGGGTCCGCGGCGTCTTCGTCCAGGACCAGCGGATGTACACGGTCCTGTCCGCGCTCACCGTGGCCCGGGCCAGCGGCTCCTGGCTGTCCGGAAGCGATTACCTCGCGATGCTGCGGCGCGGCAACCGGGTGGCCGCTGTCTGGGCGACCGGCGGCCACTTCGCCGGGTACTCCACGGCCCGCCGCCTCATCCGCGAGCGGCCGATCCGGCAGCGCAGCATCCGCGTCATCTCGGTCCACAGCACCCTCGACGACCTGGTGGCGGGCGTCGGCAGCTTCCGCCCGACGATCCTCAACGGCTACGCGAGCGCGGTGGCGTTGCTGGCCCGCGAGCAGCGCGCCGGCCGGCTGTCCATCCGCCCGCTGCTGGTCATCACGTCGGCCGAGACCCTGACCGAACAGGATCGCGCGCTGATCCGCGAGACCTTCCCCGGAAAGGTGCGCGACCAGTACGGCTGCTCCGAGTTCATGGGCCTGGCACACGGCTGCCGGCACGACTGGCTGCACGTCAACGCCGACTGGGCGATCCTGGAGCCGGTCGACGAGCAGTTCCGCCCGGTTCCGCCCGGCCGGCCGTCGCACACGGTGCTGCTCACCAACCTGGCCAACCGGGTCCAGCCGATCATCCGCTACGACCTGGGCGACAGCGTCACGGCGCGCCCCGGCCCGTGCCCGTGCGGCAACCCGCTGCCGGCGGTTCGCGTGCGTGGGCGTACCGCCGAGGTCCTGTCCTTCCGCCGGCCGGACGGCCGCAAGGTGGCCGTGCCCGCGCTCGCCCTCGGCACGCTGGCCGATCGCACCCCCGGCGTGCGGATGTTCCAGATCATCCAGGACGGCCCCCAGCGGCTCACGGTCCGGCTCCTCCTGGAAGACGGCGCGGACCGGGCCTGGGACCAGCTCCGCAGCGCGCTGCGAGCTCTGCTCGACACCCACAACCTCAGCGATGTACGCGTGGAGCGCGACCCCCGCCCACCCGAGCGCACGCCCGGCGGCAAGTTCCGCACAGTCGTCGCTCTCTCGTAG
- a CDS encoding hemerythrin domain-containing protein, which produces MNNEPTGLLLAHRAMLRDLDRCAELAAGLATARTLLHRKRAAAVADYFTDFCDSIHHHHSAEDDVLWPVLERAAGAHVDLTELTDDHAVLDPKLARIRAGAAALKATCVVSPELATDLADLRDTLHEHIADEERTIVPLIKQYVSDDEWNRVEASIRKRGAKMSFEVPRILAVSTAGELAEARKEGGIPVALMIKLMPLPFRRREARVFGAAR; this is translated from the coding sequence ATGAACAACGAACCGACCGGACTGCTGCTGGCCCACCGCGCGATGCTGCGCGACCTCGACCGCTGTGCCGAGCTCGCCGCCGGCCTCGCCACCGCCCGCACGCTGCTGCACCGCAAGCGGGCCGCCGCTGTCGCCGACTACTTCACCGACTTCTGCGACAGCATCCACCACCATCACAGCGCCGAGGACGACGTGCTGTGGCCGGTGCTGGAGCGGGCGGCCGGCGCGCACGTCGACCTGACCGAACTCACCGACGACCATGCGGTGCTCGACCCGAAGCTGGCCCGGATCCGGGCCGGCGCGGCCGCGCTGAAGGCCACCTGCGTGGTCTCGCCCGAGCTGGCCACCGACCTGGCCGACCTGCGCGACACCCTGCACGAGCACATCGCCGACGAGGAGCGCACGATCGTTCCGCTGATCAAGCAGTACGTCTCCGACGACGAGTGGAACCGGGTCGAGGCCAGCATCCGCAAGCGGGGCGCGAAGATGAGCTTCGAGGTGCCGCGGATCCTGGCGGTCAGCACCGCGGGCGAGCTGGCCGAAGCCCGCAAGGAAGGCGGCATCCCGGTCGCGCTGATGATCAAGCTGATGCCGCTGCCGTTCCGCCGCCGGGAGGCCCGGGTGTTCGGAGCCGCGCGGTGA
- a CDS encoding DNA alkylation repair protein: MTETTVAEVMAELAALEEPKVRAVNEKHGDDHGVNLTKLRAVAKRLKVQQDLAVELWQTKDSAARLLALLICRPKLFAQDELDTMLREASTPKVQDWLVNYVVKKNPHVEDLRVIWMADPDPVVESAGWALTTERVAKKPDGLDLAGLLDVIEARMKDAPDRLQWAMNHCLAQIGIEHPQLRARALGIGERLEVLKDYPTPPGCTSPFAPIWITEMVRRQDGG, translated from the coding sequence GTGACTGAGACGACGGTGGCCGAGGTGATGGCCGAGCTGGCCGCGCTGGAGGAACCCAAGGTTCGCGCGGTCAACGAGAAGCACGGCGACGACCACGGGGTGAACCTCACCAAGCTGCGCGCGGTCGCGAAGCGGCTGAAGGTTCAGCAGGATCTCGCGGTCGAGCTGTGGCAGACGAAGGACAGCGCGGCCCGGCTGCTGGCCCTGCTGATCTGCCGGCCGAAGCTGTTCGCGCAGGACGAGCTGGACACCATGCTGCGCGAGGCGAGTACGCCGAAGGTGCAGGACTGGCTGGTCAACTACGTGGTGAAGAAGAACCCGCACGTCGAGGACCTGCGGGTGATCTGGATGGCCGACCCGGATCCGGTGGTGGAGAGCGCCGGCTGGGCGCTGACCACCGAGCGCGTCGCCAAGAAGCCCGACGGCCTCGACCTGGCCGGTCTGCTCGACGTCATCGAGGCGCGGATGAAGGACGCGCCGGACCGGCTGCAGTGGGCGATGAACCACTGCCTCGCGCAGATCGGCATCGAGCATCCGCAGCTGCGGGCCCGCGCCCTCGGCATCGGCGAGCGCTTGGAGGTGCTCAAGGACTATCCGACGCCGCCGGGCTGCACGTCGCCGTTCGCCCCGATCTGGATCACCGAGATGGTCCGCCGCCAGGACGGCGGATAG
- a CDS encoding UDP-glucose--hexose-1-phosphate uridylyltransferase: MDAPHRRFNQLTGEWLLVSPHRTARPWQGQVEDTAPVSRPAYDPECYLCPGNKRAAGATTPAYDSTYVFDNDFAALLPTASGPSSGGLLRAEPERGICRVMCFDPRHDLTLAGMQVSAIRRVVDAWAAQTTELGDIPWVRHVQIFENRGAMMGASNPHPHGQIWATEHVPGEPAKEIARQQAYGECLLCDYLAVELDAGERVVCDNDEFVALVPFWAAWPYETLVLPRRHRGALPDLDDAARDGLADILQRLTSGYDRMFGVEFPYSMGFHQRPTDGEPYPELHLHAHFYPPLLRSATIRKFMVGFELLGQAQRDITPESAAERLRALSRR, from the coding sequence ATGGACGCACCGCACCGGCGGTTCAACCAGCTCACCGGGGAGTGGCTGCTGGTCTCCCCGCACCGCACCGCGCGACCCTGGCAGGGGCAGGTCGAGGACACCGCGCCGGTGTCGCGGCCCGCCTACGACCCGGAGTGCTACCTGTGCCCGGGCAACAAGCGGGCGGCCGGGGCGACCACGCCGGCCTACGACTCGACGTACGTGTTCGACAACGACTTCGCCGCGCTGCTGCCCACGGCGAGCGGCCCGAGCTCCGGGGGCCTGCTTAGGGCCGAGCCGGAGCGTGGCATCTGCCGGGTGATGTGCTTCGACCCGCGGCACGACCTGACCCTGGCCGGGATGCAGGTATCGGCGATCCGCCGGGTCGTGGACGCCTGGGCTGCGCAGACGACCGAGCTCGGCGACATCCCGTGGGTGCGGCACGTGCAGATCTTCGAGAACCGCGGGGCGATGATGGGCGCCAGCAACCCGCATCCGCACGGGCAGATCTGGGCCACCGAGCACGTGCCCGGCGAACCCGCCAAGGAGATCGCACGGCAGCAGGCGTACGGCGAGTGCCTGCTCTGCGACTACCTGGCGGTGGAGCTGGACGCGGGGGAGCGCGTCGTCTGCGACAACGACGAGTTCGTGGCGCTGGTGCCGTTCTGGGCGGCGTGGCCGTACGAGACCTTGGTTCTGCCGAGGCGGCATCGCGGCGCCCTGCCCGATCTCGACGACGCTGCCCGCGACGGTCTGGCCGACATCCTGCAGCGCCTGACCTCGGGTTACGACCGGATGTTCGGCGTCGAGTTCCCGTACTCGATGGGCTTCCACCAGCGGCCCACCGACGGCGAGCCGTACCCCGAACTGCATCTGCACGCGCACTTCTATCCGCCGCTGCTGCGCTCGGCGACGATCCGCAAGTTCATGGTCGGTTTCGAGCTGCTCGGCCAGGCGCAGCGCGACATCACCCCGGAGAGCGCGGCCGAGCGTTTGCGGGCCTTAAGTCGCCGTTAG